The Streptomyces kanamyceticus genome window below encodes:
- a CDS encoding TDT family transporter — protein sequence MVTTAHPAPTAPAAPASRAAAVRHLGPNWYASVMGTAIVANAGATLPYQFTGLRTACTVVWALSLVMLAVLLTARAAHWIHHRDQARAHLLDPAVAPFYGCLSMALLAVGGGTLIVGVDWLGAGAAVPLATVLFAAGTAIGLAAAVAIPYLMVVRHKISADQATPVWLLPVVAPMVSAAVGPLFIPHLPAGQAQETLLYACFAMFGLSLLATLVMLPVIFARLVTAGPLPLALTPTLFLVLGPLGQSATAANKFADFAPGVVPAPLDRGFLAFAVLYGVPVIGFALMWLALAVAMVARARRRGMGFAMTWWAFTFPVGTCVTGAEGLAKHTGLVAFEWLATGLYALLLTAWAIALAHTLRGLVSGRLLAAPRPAK from the coding sequence ATGGTCACCACCGCCCACCCCGCGCCCACCGCGCCCGCGGCCCCCGCGAGCCGCGCCGCCGCCGTCCGACACCTCGGACCGAACTGGTACGCCTCCGTCATGGGCACCGCCATCGTCGCCAACGCCGGTGCCACGCTGCCCTACCAGTTCACCGGGCTGCGCACGGCCTGCACCGTCGTCTGGGCGCTGTCCCTGGTGATGCTCGCCGTGCTGCTCACCGCCCGCGCCGCGCACTGGATCCACCACCGCGACCAGGCCCGCGCCCACCTGCTCGACCCGGCCGTGGCGCCGTTCTACGGCTGCCTCTCGATGGCGCTGCTCGCGGTCGGCGGCGGCACCCTGATCGTGGGCGTGGACTGGCTCGGCGCGGGCGCGGCCGTCCCGCTGGCCACCGTGCTGTTCGCCGCCGGTACGGCCATCGGGCTCGCCGCGGCCGTCGCCATCCCCTATCTGATGGTGGTCCGCCACAAGATCTCCGCCGACCAGGCCACTCCCGTGTGGCTGCTGCCCGTGGTGGCCCCGATGGTGTCGGCCGCCGTCGGCCCGCTGTTCATCCCCCACCTGCCGGCCGGACAGGCCCAGGAGACCCTGCTGTACGCCTGTTTCGCCATGTTCGGCCTGAGCCTGCTCGCCACCCTGGTGATGCTGCCGGTGATCTTCGCCCGCCTGGTGACCGCGGGACCCCTGCCGCTGGCCCTGACCCCCACCCTCTTCCTGGTGCTCGGTCCGCTCGGCCAGTCGGCCACCGCCGCCAACAAGTTCGCCGACTTCGCGCCCGGCGTCGTCCCCGCCCCGCTCGACCGCGGCTTCCTCGCCTTCGCCGTGCTCTACGGAGTCCCGGTGATCGGCTTCGCCCTGATGTGGCTGGCGCTCGCGGTCGCGATGGTGGCCCGCGCCCGGCGCCGCGGCATGGGCTTCGCGATGACCTGGTGGGCCTTCACCTTCCCCGTCGGCACCTGCGTGACCGGCGCCGAGGGCCTCGCCAAGCACACCGGCCTCGTCGCCTTCGAGTGGCTCGCCACCGGCCTGTACGCCCTGCTCCTTACCGCCTGGGCGATCGCCCTCGCACACACCCTGCGCGGCCTGGTCAGCGGCAGGCTGCTCGCGGCGCCCCGACCGGCGAAGTAG
- a CDS encoding LysR family transcriptional regulator, translating to MSTSPRPAASAAPTGTDRARPPEALLAHRVPDLGALQLLLAVARLGSLGRAARELGITQPAASSRVRAMERQLGVALVDRSPRGSRLTDAGALVTDWAGRIVEAAEAFDAGAQALRDRRDSRLRVAASMTIAEYLLPGWLIALRTQRPDTAVSLLAGNSAAVAERLLAGEADLGFVEGLTVPDALDGVVIAHDRLVVVTAPTHPWARRRKPLAAAELAATPLILREEGSGTRQVLDAALGGLARPLIELSSTTAVKAAAVSGAGPSVLSELAVGEELAARRLVEIPLADVRLGRELRAVWPTGHRPAGPGRDLLALTRGGAGARDE from the coding sequence ATGAGCACTTCTCCGCGGCCCGCCGCCTCCGCAGCTCCCACCGGGACCGACCGCGCCAGGCCCCCGGAGGCCCTGCTCGCACACCGGGTGCCGGACCTCGGGGCACTGCAGCTCCTGCTCGCCGTGGCCAGGCTCGGCAGCCTGGGGCGGGCCGCGCGGGAGCTGGGCATCACCCAGCCCGCCGCGAGCAGCCGGGTCCGTGCCATGGAGCGGCAGCTGGGCGTCGCGCTGGTGGACCGCTCACCGCGCGGTTCGCGGCTCACCGACGCGGGCGCGCTGGTCACCGACTGGGCGGGGCGGATCGTGGAGGCGGCGGAGGCCTTCGACGCGGGGGCGCAGGCGCTGCGCGACCGGCGGGACTCGCGGCTGCGGGTCGCGGCCAGCATGACGATCGCCGAGTACCTGCTGCCCGGCTGGCTGATCGCGCTGCGCACCCAGCGGCCCGACACGGCCGTGTCCCTGCTCGCGGGCAACTCGGCGGCGGTCGCCGAGCGCCTCCTCGCGGGCGAGGCGGACCTCGGTTTCGTCGAGGGGCTCACCGTGCCGGACGCGCTGGACGGCGTGGTCATCGCGCACGACAGGCTCGTGGTGGTGACGGCGCCGACGCACCCCTGGGCGCGGCGGCGCAAGCCGCTGGCCGCCGCGGAGTTGGCGGCGACACCGCTGATCCTGCGCGAGGAGGGCTCGGGCACCCGCCAGGTGCTCGACGCGGCGCTCGGCGGCCTGGCCCGCCCGCTGATCGAGCTCTCCTCCACGACGGCGGTGAAGGCCGCGGCGGTCAGCGGCGCGGGCCCCTCGGTCCTCAGCGAGCTCGCGGTGGGCGAGGAACTCGCGGCCAGGCGCCTGGTCGAGATCCCCTTGGCGGACGTACGCCTGGGCAGGGAGCTGCGCGCCGTCTGGCCGACGGGGCATCGCCCCGCGGGACCGGGGAGGGATCTGCTGGCGCTGACGCGGGGCGGGGCGGGGGCGCGGGACGAGTGA
- a CDS encoding helical backbone metal receptor — MAPVSGTPPRVVSLVPSLTEAVAVTVPGALVGATDWCSHPADLDVTRVGGTKNPDVPRILALAPDLVIANEEENRAPDLAALRTAGLQVLVTEVRDLDQAFRELARVLAACGADRPRWLEEAEAAWWEPPPHLTGAGGPPRPDIRQRAAIPIWRRPWMVLGRDTFAGDLLARMGVDNAYAGHAERYPRIPLEELRAADLDLVVLPDEPYRFTRDDGPEAFSTRTPVALVSGRHLTWYGPSLAEAPAVLGAALRAAYPPVL; from the coding sequence ATGGCGCCCGTCTCCGGGACCCCGCCGCGGGTCGTCTCGCTCGTGCCCTCGCTGACCGAGGCCGTCGCCGTGACCGTGCCGGGCGCCCTTGTCGGGGCGACCGACTGGTGCAGCCATCCGGCCGATCTCGACGTCACCCGGGTGGGCGGCACCAAGAACCCCGACGTGCCCCGGATCCTCGCGCTCGCGCCCGATCTGGTGATCGCCAACGAGGAGGAGAACCGCGCACCCGACCTGGCGGCCCTGCGCACGGCGGGCCTCCAGGTGCTCGTCACGGAGGTGCGCGACCTGGACCAGGCCTTCCGTGAGCTGGCCCGGGTCCTCGCGGCATGCGGCGCGGACCGGCCCCGGTGGCTGGAGGAGGCCGAGGCCGCGTGGTGGGAGCCGCCCCCGCACCTGACGGGCGCGGGCGGACCCCCGCGCCCGGACATCCGGCAGCGCGCCGCGATCCCGATCTGGCGGCGGCCGTGGATGGTCCTCGGGCGCGACACCTTCGCGGGGGACCTCCTGGCACGCATGGGCGTCGACAACGCGTACGCCGGTCATGCCGAGCGCTATCCGCGGATCCCGCTGGAGGAGCTGCGGGCCGCGGACCTCGACCTGGTGGTGCTGCCCGACGAGCCGTACCGCTTCACCCGCGACGACGGCCCCGAGGCGTTCTCGACGCGCACGCCGGTCGCGCTGGTCAGCGGCCGCCACCTCACCTGGTACGGGCCCTCGCTCGCGGAGGCGCCCGCCGTGCTCGGGGCGGCGCTGCGGGCGGCGTATCCGCCGGTCCTGTGA
- a CDS encoding alanine--tRNA ligase-related protein — MNTEDVIRTFVEYFEERGHRRTTGSTLLPPPGDPVLFTTSGMHPLTPYLEGRPHPLGNRLVNVQRCLRTTDLEEVGDLTHLTVFEMLGTWSLGDYEGPRSLSWGYELLTEGFGIDPGLLHATVFGGDDQVGLDTASLEVWQERGVPVELTVEDNWWDNGPTGPCGPDSEFFLWTGEGPPRSTPTRDDRWVEVWNHVMMRHRKLPDGSLVPLPQRNVDTGLGLERLASLLQGRTSVFECDVFTPWRRLVPPLWPLDEATLRLVCDHLRSAMVVIGDGVRPANTGRGYVLRRLVRRLLTALWRDDPSRTVGDLPDELFLHTRDHFRQETGLDEVRRVLCEEERRFLGLLERGRQVLARPRFRGPLDEEDFHYLHDTHGLPRELVVNLRQQ, encoded by the coding sequence TCGTCGAGTACTTCGAGGAGCGCGGACACCGCCGTACGACCGGTTCGACGCTGCTGCCGCCGCCCGGTGACCCCGTCCTGTTCACCACCTCGGGCATGCATCCCCTCACGCCCTACCTGGAGGGGCGCCCACATCCGCTCGGCAACCGCCTGGTCAACGTGCAGCGCTGTCTGCGCACCACGGACCTGGAGGAGGTCGGCGACCTCACGCACCTGACGGTCTTCGAGATGCTCGGCACCTGGTCCCTCGGCGACTACGAGGGCCCGCGGAGCCTCAGTTGGGGATACGAACTCCTCACCGAGGGCTTCGGCATCGATCCGGGCCTGCTGCACGCCACGGTCTTCGGCGGCGACGACCAGGTCGGCCTCGACACCGCCTCCCTCGAGGTGTGGCAGGAGCGTGGCGTTCCGGTCGAACTCACCGTCGAGGACAACTGGTGGGACAACGGGCCGACCGGACCCTGCGGCCCCGACTCGGAGTTCTTCCTGTGGACCGGCGAAGGACCCCCTCGGTCGACGCCCACCCGCGACGACCGCTGGGTGGAGGTGTGGAACCACGTGATGATGCGTCACCGCAAGCTCCCCGACGGCTCCCTCGTGCCGCTCCCCCAGCGCAACGTCGACACCGGCCTCGGCCTGGAACGCCTCGCCTCGCTGCTGCAGGGCAGGACATCGGTGTTCGAGTGCGACGTCTTCACGCCCTGGCGCCGTCTCGTACCGCCCCTGTGGCCGCTGGACGAGGCCACGCTGCGGCTGGTCTGCGACCATCTGCGCTCGGCCATGGTCGTGATCGGCGACGGGGTGCGTCCCGCCAACACCGGCCGCGGCTACGTCCTGCGCCGACTGGTGCGGCGCCTGCTCACCGCCCTGTGGCGCGACGACCCCTCACGTACCGTCGGGGACCTGCCGGACGAACTGTTCCTGCACACCCGGGACCATTTCCGGCAGGAAACCGGCCTCGACGAGGTGCGCCGGGTGCTGTGCGAGGAGGAGCGCAGGTTCCTCGGACTCCTGGAACGCGGCAGGCAGGTACTCGCCAGGCCCCGCTTCCGCGGCCCGCTGGACGAGGAGGACTTCCACTACCTCCACGACACCCACGGGCTGCCGCGAGAGCTCGTCGTGAACTTGCGGCAGCAGTGA
- a CDS encoding helix-turn-helix domain-containing protein: MDEHKETLRVGSAVRRRRRQLELTLAVVAERSGLSVPFLSQIENERARPSSRSLQRVADALCTTDVELLAAADPARTVEVVRADDDTDLDTSKPAARVRELARGHHQLHALEFIGDHDEGREFQHRNDELMYVVEGGVEMEAEGRAYRLGRGDSLFLTGGVRHRWRATVPDTRVLVVAVGDHIEAVDDGGR; the protein is encoded by the coding sequence ATGGACGAGCACAAGGAGACCCTCCGGGTGGGCTCGGCCGTGCGGCGCCGCCGCCGGCAGCTGGAGCTCACCCTCGCCGTCGTCGCCGAGCGCAGCGGCCTCTCGGTGCCCTTCCTCAGCCAGATCGAGAACGAGCGCGCCCGCCCCAGCAGCCGGTCCCTGCAGCGCGTCGCCGACGCGCTGTGCACGACCGACGTGGAGCTGCTCGCCGCGGCCGACCCGGCCCGCACGGTCGAGGTGGTGCGCGCCGACGACGACACGGATCTGGACACCTCGAAACCGGCCGCCCGGGTGCGCGAGCTCGCACGCGGTCACCATCAGCTGCACGCCCTGGAATTCATCGGGGACCATGACGAGGGCCGCGAATTCCAGCACCGCAACGACGAGTTGATGTACGTCGTCGAGGGCGGCGTGGAGATGGAGGCGGAGGGCCGCGCCTACCGCCTGGGGCGCGGCGACAGCCTGTTCCTGACCGGCGGGGTGCGGCACCGGTGGCGGGCCACCGTGCCGGACACCCGGGTCCTGGTGGTCGCCGTGGGCGACCACATCGAGGCGGTGGACGACGGGGGGCGCTGA